In the Candidatus Neptunochlamydia vexilliferae genome, one interval contains:
- the rpsD gene encoding 30S ribosomal protein S4 has product MSRYTGPKNRIARRFGVNIFGRLRNPLLHKPNPPGMHGAKRRKKSDFGIQLEEKQKLKAVYGMLTDKQVLRYYHEAVKKQGNAAHLLLQRLECRLDNIVYRLKFGSTIFQAQQLVAHGHILVNGKKVDIRSFEVKPGMTISIKEKSQKIKGLKEAIENSSITVPEYLSLDEKKFSGELLSVPEADQIVLPLPINIALVCEFLAHTH; this is encoded by the coding sequence ATGTCACGTTATACTGGTCCGAAAAACCGCATCGCTCGTCGCTTTGGCGTTAACATCTTTGGGCGTCTGCGCAACCCATTACTACATAAGCCGAATCCCCCTGGTATGCATGGGGCAAAAAGACGGAAAAAGTCTGACTTTGGAATCCAGCTTGAGGAAAAGCAAAAACTCAAAGCTGTCTACGGAATGCTGACCGATAAGCAGGTCCTCCGCTACTACCACGAAGCGGTCAAAAAGCAGGGAAATGCTGCTCACCTCCTCCTTCAAAGACTCGAGTGTCGCCTTGATAACATTGTCTATAGACTCAAGTTCGGCTCCACCATTTTCCAAGCGCAACAACTCGTTGCCCATGGCCACATCCTCGTCAACGGAAAAAAAGTGGACATCCGCTCCTTTGAAGTGAAACCTGGAATGACCATCTCGATCAAAGAAAAGTCACAAAAGATCAAGGGACTCAAAGAAGCGATCGAAAACAGCTCGATCACTGTCCCCGAATACCTTTCTCTTGATGAGAAGAAATTTTCTGGGGAGCTCCTCTCTGTCCCTGAAGCGGATCAGATTGTCCTTCCCCTACCGATTAACATTGCCCTCGTGTGCGAATTCTTAGCACACACCCACTAA
- a CDS encoding rhodanese-related sulfurtransferase yields the protein MDYEVIAFYILKPIEEPRREIKRWKKFLETLDGKGRIYINKKGINAQMSLFKENLTPFSDWLLKDYPNTEVKVQRYQEHAFAKLTVKYREQLAAMDKDYDLSQGGTHLSSAEWAKMIEERDEDTVILDVRNDYEWEVGHFEGTEKPTFETFREFPKYVEEMSKERDPKKTKVMMYCTGGIRCELYSCLFKEQGFEEVYQLDGGVIKYGQEQGNKHWKGNLFVFDDRLVVPIADEENEVISSCKHCGTKIDTYYNCANMDCNDLFLSCLDCAEKMKGCCTDACIEAPRRRPFTPTAHPKPFRKLPHEEKICAPS from the coding sequence ATGGATTACGAAGTTATTGCATTTTATATTTTAAAGCCGATTGAAGAGCCCCGCCGAGAGATCAAAAGGTGGAAAAAGTTTTTGGAAACCCTCGATGGCAAAGGGCGGATCTACATCAATAAAAAGGGGATCAACGCTCAGATGAGCCTTTTCAAAGAAAACCTTACCCCTTTTTCCGATTGGCTCCTAAAAGATTACCCAAATACCGAGGTCAAAGTGCAGCGCTACCAGGAACATGCCTTTGCTAAGCTGACGGTCAAGTACCGGGAACAGCTTGCGGCGATGGATAAGGACTACGACCTTTCTCAGGGAGGGACCCATCTCTCGAGCGCCGAGTGGGCCAAAATGATCGAAGAGCGGGATGAAGATACGGTGATCCTCGATGTCCGGAACGACTATGAGTGGGAAGTGGGCCACTTTGAAGGGACTGAAAAGCCCACCTTCGAAACCTTCCGCGAATTTCCCAAGTATGTTGAAGAGATGAGCAAAGAGCGCGATCCCAAGAAAACCAAGGTGATGATGTACTGCACGGGAGGGATCCGGTGTGAGCTCTACTCGTGTCTCTTTAAGGAGCAAGGGTTTGAAGAAGTCTATCAGCTCGATGGTGGAGTGATCAAATATGGACAGGAGCAGGGGAACAAACACTGGAAAGGGAACCTCTTTGTCTTTGATGATCGTCTCGTGGTCCCGATTGCCGATGAGGAAAATGAGGTGATCAGCAGCTGTAAACATTGTGGCACCAAGATCGATACCTACTATAACTGTGCCAATATGGACTGTAACGATCTCTTTTTGAGTTGTCTAGATTGCGCAGAAAAGATGAAAGGGTGTTGCACCGATGCTTGCATTGAAGCTCCTCGGAGACGTCCCTTTACGCCGACTGCACACCCCAAGCCCTTCCGAAAGCTACCTCACGAAGAAAAGATTTGTGCTCCGTCATAG
- a CDS encoding methylated-DNA--[protein]-cysteine S-methyltransferase, producing MTVLSTAIKTPSIAALFQVERGLITRITLSLAKTFHYETNGLHDEIDAWISAYLNREKGPELPLDFSSLTPFTIKGLQAIRSVPIGEVASYGEIAALAGSAKGARAIGNVCNKNPFPLVIPCHRIIQGDGTIGGFAYSLKLKQALLDFESE from the coding sequence ATGACCGTGCTCTCCACCGCGATTAAAACTCCTTCTATTGCAGCCCTCTTTCAAGTTGAAAGAGGGCTCATTACCCGTATCACCCTTTCCCTTGCCAAAACATTCCATTATGAAACCAACGGTCTCCATGATGAGATCGACGCTTGGATAAGCGCCTATCTTAACAGGGAAAAAGGGCCGGAACTTCCCCTCGATTTTTCCTCTCTCACCCCTTTTACCATCAAAGGATTGCAAGCAATTCGCTCAGTTCCGATTGGAGAGGTGGCAAGCTATGGGGAAATTGCTGCCCTTGCGGGGTCAGCAAAAGGTGCCCGGGCAATCGGCAATGTTTGCAATAAAAACCCCTTTCCCCTCGTCATTCCCTGCCACCGGATCATCCAAGGTGACGGGACAATTGGTGGTTTTGCCTACTCCCTTAAGCTTAAGCAAGCTCTCCTCGACTTCGAATCAGAATAA
- a CDS encoding toxin-antitoxin system YwqK family antitoxin has protein sequence MKRLLLLASSGLLMFGCQNSSKDQNENVVSKRYIHKYGYDVSKEEWESTGYPGQVITTLRNGVTVTSSYEDGRLHGPTTYTYPHSNTNESESIYERGNLVKKTSYDIRGIPQKEEVFLSPSHVKLTKWFQSGTPMSVEEYHNEELLEGEYYNKRNEAEHRVIKGTGTRTIRDEHENVILQEKMEGGFTVLRETFHPHGIPHTVLPLSGGLVHGEKKVFAPSGEPISVETYERDLLHGRATYYQNGCRYLEINYYQGRKDGTERHFVDGETVVEETEWMDGQKHGPSIVFFDGMSRTRYYYNDQLVTKEKYRELYEMEENIAIMNDRALHRD, from the coding sequence ATGAAACGTCTCTTACTTCTCGCATCTTCTGGTCTACTGATGTTTGGCTGCCAAAACTCAAGCAAAGATCAAAACGAAAACGTTGTCTCTAAGCGCTATATCCATAAGTATGGGTATGACGTTTCAAAAGAGGAATGGGAGTCGACTGGCTATCCCGGTCAAGTGATCACCACCCTTCGAAATGGAGTGACCGTCACCTCTTCCTACGAAGATGGAAGACTCCATGGGCCTACAACCTATACCTACCCCCACTCCAATACCAACGAGTCAGAGAGCATCTACGAGCGGGGAAACCTCGTCAAGAAAACCTCTTATGACATCCGCGGCATCCCGCAGAAAGAAGAGGTTTTCCTCTCCCCTTCCCATGTCAAGCTCACCAAGTGGTTCCAAAGTGGAACTCCCATGAGCGTTGAGGAGTATCATAACGAAGAGCTCCTTGAGGGAGAGTACTATAACAAGCGGAATGAAGCCGAACACCGTGTCATCAAAGGAACGGGAACCCGGACCATCCGCGATGAGCATGAAAATGTGATCCTCCAAGAGAAGATGGAAGGAGGATTCACCGTCCTTCGAGAAACCTTCCACCCCCATGGCATTCCCCATACAGTCCTTCCCCTTTCTGGCGGACTCGTCCATGGAGAAAAGAAGGTCTTTGCCCCTTCTGGCGAGCCGATTTCGGTCGAAACCTATGAGCGGGACCTTCTCCATGGCCGAGCCACCTACTACCAAAATGGGTGCCGCTACCTGGAAATCAACTACTACCAGGGCCGGAAAGATGGCACCGAGCGTCACTTCGTTGATGGAGAGACCGTTGTCGAAGAAACCGAGTGGATGGATGGGCAAAAGCATGGCCCTTCGATCGTCTTCTTCGATGGAATGTCTCGGACCCGCTACTACTATAACGATCAACTCGTTACGAAAGAAAAGTACCGGGAACTCTACGAGATGGAAGAAAACATCGCGATTATGAATGACCGTGCTCTCCACCGCGATTAA